From Chroococcidiopsis sp. TS-821, the proteins below share one genomic window:
- a CDS encoding response regulator transcription factor, with translation MATILVVEDTLSELELISNYLRESGYSVIGVTSAKEALHKAVEEKPDAIVTDIVMPGMSGFELCRKLKNNPATEQLPIIICSSKDQEIDRFWGMKQGAAIYVTKPFTREELVRAVKSVVA, from the coding sequence GTGGCTACAATTTTAGTAGTTGAAGATACTTTGTCTGAGTTGGAATTAATAAGTAATTACCTGCGCGAAAGTGGCTACAGTGTTATTGGTGTTACGAGTGCCAAAGAAGCATTGCATAAAGCCGTGGAAGAAAAACCGGATGCAATTGTTACGGATATCGTCATGCCAGGTATGAGTGGCTTTGAATTATGCCGTAAACTAAAAAACAATCCGGCAACGGAGCAATTACCGATTATTATTTGTAGTTCCAAAGATCAAGAGATTGACCGCTTTTGGGGGATGAAACAAGGTGCAGCGATTTATGTCACTAAGCCTTTTACCCGCGAAGAATTAGTGCGTGCTGTCAAATCAGTCGTGGCTTAA
- a CDS encoding response regulator, which produces MTIHGTFQKLRPLSLLANLCSSYDSVCLKVTSNTVTWFIYVKQGKILYASHTVDPCDRLDCYLRRFSYHSPTLNNEIRSQLRLRFDNASELHPEYQAICWLFDNQYLNQNQAAALIEYLVKEVIESFLLIKEGRYELDEKYNILPAEFCWLDLQPIVKYCQQKIQAWQSLAPQVWSPYQRPYLDNQPGTKEQLTPETQHKLHSILKGFSIRHLAVLLNQDELHLVQSLYPYIKMGSVILHDPQPPFEQLPRTYEPPTESQPVAVQLATPATVENQPSVTSNLRKNSDSNDNKNTVSLTKATHSTQLPKVTQQNNKSVEKFVVPPGTTPEKSAKPLEKIFNSHTNKAVYKVVCIDDSQAMLRELAHFLDDESFDVYTISDPVKALMQIVRIKPDLILLDIKMAKIDGYELCRLLRNHILFKSTPIIMVTGSTGIIDRVKARIVGASGYLTKPFTQSELFKIIFRHLS; this is translated from the coding sequence ATGACTATTCATGGCACGTTTCAAAAACTGCGTCCGTTAAGCTTGCTTGCGAATTTATGTAGTAGTTATGACAGCGTCTGTCTCAAGGTAACAAGTAATACAGTTACGTGGTTTATTTATGTCAAACAGGGGAAAATTCTTTATGCTTCGCATACGGTAGATCCCTGCGATCGCCTTGATTGCTATTTACGACGTTTTAGTTATCATAGCCCAACACTTAACAATGAAATTCGCTCGCAGCTGCGCTTAAGATTTGACAATGCCTCTGAGCTGCATCCTGAATATCAAGCAATTTGTTGGTTATTTGACAATCAATACCTCAACCAAAATCAAGCTGCAGCTTTAATTGAATATTTAGTTAAAGAGGTTATTGAATCATTTCTCTTAATTAAAGAAGGTCGCTACGAACTTGACGAAAAGTATAATATACTACCGGCTGAGTTCTGCTGGCTCGATTTGCAACCAATAGTCAAATATTGCCAGCAAAAAATTCAAGCTTGGCAATCTTTAGCACCACAAGTTTGGTCTCCCTATCAACGACCATACTTAGACAATCAACCCGGTACGAAAGAACAACTCACTCCTGAAACACAACATAAACTCCACTCGATTCTTAAAGGCTTTAGCATTCGTCATTTAGCAGTTTTACTCAACCAGGACGAACTACACTTAGTACAAAGTTTATATCCTTACATCAAAATGGGGAGCGTTATCTTACACGATCCTCAGCCACCTTTCGAGCAGCTCCCAAGAACGTATGAACCCCCAACAGAAAGTCAACCTGTTGCCGTTCAACTTGCCACTCCCGCGACAGTTGAAAATCAACCTTCGGTCACATCTAACCTTCGTAAAAATAGCGATAGCAACGACAATAAAAATACCGTTTCGCTAACCAAAGCTACACATAGTACTCAACTGCCCAAAGTCACTCAGCAGAATAATAAATCTGTTGAAAAATTTGTAGTACCTCCAGGAACAACACCTGAAAAGTCTGCTAAGCCATTAGAGAAAATTTTTAATTCTCATACTAATAAAGCAGTATATAAAGTTGTATGTATTGATGATAGTCAAGCAATGTTACGCGAACTCGCCCATTTTTTAGACGATGAAAGTTTTGATGTATATACAATTAGCGATCCTGTCAAAGCGCTTATGCAAATTGTGAGAATTAAGCCAGATTTAATTTTATTAGATATTAAAATGGCTAAAATTGATGGATATGAATTATGTCGTTTACTGCGCAATCATATTTTATTTAAAAGTACGCCCATTATTATGGTAACAGGTAGTACAGGAATTATTGATAGAGTAAAAGCTCGAATCGTAGGTGCGTCTGGCTATTTAACAAAGCCTTTTACTCAGTCTGAATTATTTAAAATAATCTTTCGTCATTTATCTTGA
- the pyrE gene encoding orotate phosphoribosyltransferase has protein sequence MINQTASQPASDNWAITADLTSLRQHLLDLFCRLAYREGDFVLSSGQHSSYYINGKEVTLHPQGALAIGRIVVSLLPPDTQAVAGLTLGADPIVTAVSVVSAYENRPIPALIVRKEAKGHGTRAYIEGPNLPENANVVVLEDVVTTGGSALKAAERLKAAGYSVERVISLVDRLQGGAELYASVGLQFQSVLTIKDIQRRFQELD, from the coding sequence ATGATTAATCAAACTGCGTCGCAGCCAGCTTCTGATAATTGGGCAATAACTGCTGATCTGACAAGTCTTCGCCAGCACCTTTTAGATCTATTCTGTCGATTGGCTTATCGCGAAGGAGATTTTGTGCTTTCTTCTGGGCAGCACAGTTCGTATTACATTAATGGTAAGGAAGTCACGCTACACCCTCAAGGAGCGTTAGCGATCGGGCGAATTGTCGTTTCTTTGTTACCACCTGATACTCAAGCTGTCGCGGGTTTAACGTTAGGTGCCGATCCGATTGTGACAGCTGTCAGCGTTGTTTCCGCATATGAAAATCGTCCCATTCCCGCGTTGATTGTCCGCAAAGAAGCAAAAGGACACGGTACAAGAGCCTATATCGAAGGACCAAATTTGCCAGAAAATGCGAATGTTGTCGTACTAGAAGATGTGGTGACAACAGGAGGCTCGGCATTAAAAGCCGCGGAAAGGCTTAAAGCTGCGGGTTATAGCGTTGAGCGAGTAATTTCTCTTGTCGATCGCCTGCAAGGGGGTGCAGAACTCTATGCCTCAGTCGGATTGCAATTTCAATCAGTGTTGACAATCAAGGATATTCAAAGGCGCTTTCAGGAACTAGATTAG
- a CDS encoding chemotaxis protein CheW, which produces MDIPILTSQLHRPETSVGDSYLRFQINADTPALLAMKYVQEVLIVPTTRITPMPNMPECILGLFNRRNRILWAVDLALMLLAQPIDASSQQYHSAIVRVGETPLSLIVREIQGVTRVTSNVQPAAGESTALLPYLEGYVWQQQEKLLVLDAKAIVNSPSLHSY; this is translated from the coding sequence ATGGATATTCCTATCCTGACATCACAGTTACATCGACCGGAAACCAGTGTAGGTGATTCTTATTTGAGATTTCAAATTAATGCAGATACTCCAGCACTGCTGGCGATGAAGTACGTTCAAGAAGTCTTAATTGTACCGACTACACGGATAACACCGATGCCAAATATGCCAGAGTGCATATTAGGATTATTCAATCGCCGCAACCGCATCCTCTGGGCAGTCGATCTAGCACTAATGTTGCTAGCGCAACCGATTGATGCTAGTAGCCAGCAATACCACAGTGCGATCGTCCGAGTAGGGGAAACTCCGCTAAGCTTAATCGTACGAGAAATTCAAGGAGTTACCAGAGTGACGTCAAATGTACAACCTGCAGCCGGAGAAAGCACCGCACTACTGCCTTACCTAGAAGGATATGTTTGGCAACAACAAGAGAAATTGCTGGTGTTAGATGCAAAAGCAATTGTAAATTCTCCGAGTTTACATAGCTACTAG
- a CDS encoding methyl-accepting chemotaxis protein, protein MATRFKQESTSRHQHKSANHLDSDRYSSDDVPNRVQPYSGLDINQPLIQPTRKLSLPFWQQLSLKTKATTLAIVLSTLPIIIIGAAAYHITNKGITNNVTQQQQARAIALASQFDNFISQRYLDIQNLAQSSMLSDPAVRAIVSTQAKQFNLEQYIKNNPGYDNIVVINPAGQVILQTAGEGIANYSNVDYFQQSIKTKRPVVTPPRKSLLTGEYSIYAAAPVIDATTGEVFAVVRSRTPVQYFNEILHAEAKTLARTGNSFGVEEYFAVNDLGKIVVAPTEHLDYIGEDAQAVFSRVASRLVNNTSVGSIIDRDRNERQEYLVSYTPIRQIESQTDLNWSAMVALPTEQAFAARQGLFLPFFLGTSAIALLVGAIVAYFVNRALRPVVNASLAVQKIGNGHLNTRLSVRGNDELAMLGTNINNMAEQLQILMQQQEEVTEQAQLFADVTFRIRRSLNVDDILKTAVKEVRKVLRCDRVVIYQFNPNYSGTVVAESVAPGWTQSLAETIDDPCFRDRHIQQYQNGRVRAIDNIHQAGLTDCHIKTLERFEVKANLVAPILKDSQLLGLLIAHQCATTRAWQQAEIDLFTQLATQIGFALDQAYLLEQVEKARTVAEEISNEQRWQKEVLQQQLMGLLSDVEEATKGNLTVRAEVTAGEIGTVADFFNSIIESLRQLATNVKTAASQVNVAVAENQDAMHQLAEQALQQATAIAHSLDALAQMTDSIQQVAASAHQAAEITRTASLTAQVGGVAMNHAVDSILNLRQTVAETAGKVRQLSESSQQISKVVSLINQIALQTNILAINASIEANRAGEEGRGFALVAEEIGELASQSSAATKEIEQIVENIQRETVEVTRAMELGTNQVIEGTNLVEDTKKNLKKIFDVSCQIDQLVQSISHATIAQAQTSQEVTQLMKEIATVSEQTANSAQQVSGSLQQTTAIAQQLQTSVGAFKVDDES, encoded by the coding sequence ATGGCAACCCGATTTAAACAGGAATCAACGAGTAGGCATCAACACAAAAGTGCAAATCACCTGGACAGCGATCGCTACAGCAGTGATGATGTCCCCAACCGCGTTCAACCTTATTCCGGGTTAGATATTAATCAGCCGCTTATCCAGCCGACGCGTAAATTAAGTTTGCCCTTTTGGCAGCAACTTAGCTTGAAAACAAAAGCAACTACCCTGGCAATTGTCCTTAGTACGCTACCGATTATCATTATTGGCGCCGCCGCATACCATATCACAAATAAAGGCATTACAAACAACGTTACGCAACAGCAACAAGCACGCGCGATCGCTTTAGCCAGTCAATTTGATAATTTTATTTCGCAACGCTATCTCGATATTCAAAACTTAGCACAGTCGAGTATGTTAAGCGATCCTGCTGTGCGAGCAATCGTATCGACGCAAGCCAAGCAATTTAATTTAGAGCAGTATATTAAAAATAACCCTGGTTACGATAATATTGTCGTGATTAATCCCGCTGGTCAAGTGATTCTGCAAACTGCGGGAGAAGGTATCGCTAACTATAGCAATGTAGATTATTTTCAACAAAGTATTAAAACGAAACGTCCTGTCGTTACGCCACCGAGAAAGTCATTATTAACAGGTGAATACTCGATCTATGCCGCAGCTCCTGTCATTGATGCAACAACTGGAGAAGTGTTTGCAGTGGTGCGATCGCGGACTCCGGTACAATACTTTAATGAAATTTTACATGCTGAAGCAAAAACCCTAGCTCGTACCGGCAACAGTTTCGGCGTTGAAGAATACTTTGCTGTCAACGACTTAGGCAAAATTGTTGTTGCTCCGACTGAACACCTAGACTACATTGGTGAAGACGCGCAAGCAGTATTTTCCCGCGTGGCATCGCGATTAGTTAACAATACTTCGGTCGGCAGTATCATCGACCGCGATCGCAACGAGCGCCAAGAATATTTAGTATCCTACACCCCCATTCGCCAAATCGAAAGTCAAACCGACTTGAATTGGAGTGCGATGGTTGCACTACCCACAGAACAAGCTTTTGCTGCACGTCAAGGATTATTTTTACCCTTTTTCTTAGGAACAAGTGCGATCGCCTTACTTGTGGGCGCAATCGTCGCTTACTTCGTTAACCGCGCCTTACGTCCAGTCGTCAATGCTTCGTTGGCAGTCCAAAAAATCGGCAACGGGCATCTCAATACAAGATTAAGCGTACGCGGTAACGATGAGTTAGCCATGCTCGGTACTAACATCAACAACATGGCAGAGCAGCTGCAAATTTTAATGCAACAGCAAGAAGAAGTGACCGAACAAGCACAACTCTTTGCAGATGTTACGTTTCGGATTCGTCGTTCGTTGAATGTAGACGATATTCTCAAAACAGCAGTAAAAGAAGTCAGAAAAGTGCTTCGATGCGATCGCGTTGTAATTTATCAGTTTAATCCTAACTATAGCGGTACAGTTGTTGCCGAATCTGTTGCCCCTGGTTGGACACAATCATTGGCAGAAACCATTGACGATCCTTGTTTTAGAGACCGACACATTCAACAATACCAAAACGGTCGCGTTCGCGCCATCGACAATATCCATCAAGCTGGGTTGACCGATTGTCATATCAAAACTTTAGAACGATTTGAAGTCAAAGCCAATTTAGTCGCGCCCATCCTCAAAGACAGTCAATTACTAGGGTTGCTCATTGCGCATCAGTGTGCAACCACCCGCGCTTGGCAACAAGCTGAAATCGATTTATTTACGCAGCTAGCTACTCAAATTGGATTTGCACTCGATCAAGCCTACCTTCTAGAACAAGTCGAAAAAGCGCGAACAGTCGCTGAAGAAATTTCTAACGAACAGCGATGGCAAAAAGAAGTACTTCAACAACAATTGATGGGTTTACTCAGCGATGTTGAAGAAGCAACCAAAGGAAACTTAACCGTACGCGCAGAAGTAACTGCTGGCGAGATTGGTACTGTGGCTGACTTTTTTAACTCAATTATTGAAAGCTTACGTCAACTGGCAACCAATGTCAAAACAGCAGCAAGTCAAGTTAATGTTGCAGTTGCCGAAAATCAAGATGCCATGCATCAATTAGCCGAGCAAGCCTTACAACAAGCCACAGCGATTGCCCATAGTCTCGATGCTTTAGCACAGATGACCGACTCGATTCAACAAGTTGCCGCTAGCGCCCACCAAGCCGCAGAAATTACGCGCACAGCTTCGCTCACTGCCCAAGTGGGAGGAGTCGCCATGAATCACGCCGTAGACAGCATTTTAAACTTACGCCAGACTGTTGCCGAAACTGCAGGCAAAGTTCGCCAGCTAAGCGAATCTTCACAACAAATTTCCAAAGTTGTTTCTTTAATTAACCAAATTGCACTGCAAACTAACATTTTAGCAATTAACGCTAGTATAGAAGCAAATCGTGCAGGTGAAGAAGGTAGAGGCTTTGCTTTGGTAGCAGAAGAAATTGGCGAACTTGCCTCGCAATCGAGCGCCGCAACAAAAGAGATTGAGCAGATTGTGGAAAATATTCAACGCGAAACTGTTGAAGTTACCCGCGCGATGGAACTTGGCACAAATCAAGTTATTGAGGGAACGAACTTAGTAGAAGACACGAAGAAAAATCTCAAGAAGATCTTTGATGTTTCGTGCCAAATCGATCAATTAGTTCAATCTATTTCTCACGCCACAATCGCGCAAGCCCAAACCTCGCAAGAAGTTACCCAGTTAATGAAAGAAATCGCAACTGTTTCTGAGCAAACTGCAAATTCTGCACAGCAGGTTTCAGGGTCTCTACAACAGACAACTGCGATCGCCCAGCAATTACAAACTTCTGTTGGTGCCTTTAAAGTTGATGATGAAAGTTAA
- a CDS encoding hybrid sensor histidine kinase/response regulator, with amino-acid sequence MVKDKELEIRLSFLEEAQDYVNTMETGIMVAAAREERQQMDAVLRAAHSIKGGAAMMGFPILSELAHRLEDFFKVLKAQQLAIDAELESLLLASISCLRQAIAIYHQGTTLDEQWQQNHVEPIFSQLQQRLGEATSTESNELLLSEDTQDMQTLIFETEVEECLQRLEGILAEPQQPGLFAETLTIAQDFASLGQMFQLPAFQSFCESIIHHLEASPDRVTEIARWALQEWRRSQAAILLHQGTVPATLPLDAVNDNELETTQPAATAFDLLTDSETTVENPQELTLSSTQESQKKSVHLASESDSALVVKEQDTTVRVSIDILEHLNDLFGEFTIERNGINLYLERLRNLVKILDGRVRTLKNLDTRLFAAYERNNYSPRDTADTFNNYALERENNFTHSSNENSNLRTLIDEVMENVFRIQEVADDISLSIEDTTQTVGELNRTAKQMQTSLTQVRMRPLSDLLNRFPRFLRELSLQYNKKVELKIHGGETLIERNILEALNDPLMHLLHNAFDHGIEDLQTRRSRGKPEQATIEIKATTRGNQTIISVSDDGRGIDLNAIRVKAQQLGLDAKALTTASEQELLTLIFEPGFSTARQVTNLSGRGVGLDVVRTNLSKIRGNIKVDTQLGVGTTFHLNVPITLSIAKVVLVESNGMLLAFPTDVIEGMLILNSERVTTIAGNEMLCWENNTMPLIRLGQWLVFRGLTHQKSPAVTVPNMSVPTVLKIIQGHELVAVQVDRCWGEQEVAIRQVEGTIAMPPGFSSCTILGDGRVVPLVNPSALLHWISTCQKSAKLEQPETLTTAQIQSHKDTILVVDDSINVRRFLTLSLEKAGYRVEEALDGQDALEKLVSGLQVKAVISDVDMPRLDGYSLLAQVKSMTNLQQIPFVMLTSRQGQRERQLALNLGAAAYFSKPFNEQELLQSLQLVLN; translated from the coding sequence ATGGTAAAGGATAAAGAACTAGAAATCCGGCTATCGTTTCTTGAAGAAGCTCAAGACTATGTAAATACGATGGAAACCGGAATTATGGTTGCTGCTGCACGCGAAGAGCGTCAACAAATGGACGCGGTATTACGCGCTGCACACTCGATTAAAGGCGGCGCGGCGATGATGGGGTTTCCTATCCTCAGCGAGCTTGCGCATCGTTTAGAAGATTTTTTTAAAGTGTTAAAAGCACAGCAACTAGCCATTGATGCTGAATTGGAAAGTTTGTTGTTGGCAAGCATCAGTTGCTTGCGACAAGCGATCGCAATCTATCATCAAGGAACAACGCTGGACGAACAATGGCAACAAAACCATGTCGAACCAATTTTCTCTCAACTCCAACAACGTCTAGGAGAGGCAACATCGACTGAGAGTAACGAGTTGCTATTGTCTGAAGATACGCAAGACATGCAAACTTTAATCTTTGAAACAGAAGTAGAAGAATGCCTGCAACGGTTAGAAGGTATCCTAGCAGAGCCTCAGCAACCTGGACTTTTCGCAGAAACTCTCACAATTGCGCAAGATTTCGCGAGTTTAGGGCAAATGTTTCAACTTCCGGCATTTCAAAGCTTTTGCGAGTCGATTATTCACCATCTCGAAGCCTCCCCCGATCGCGTTACAGAAATTGCGCGTTGGGCTTTGCAGGAATGGCGGCGATCGCAAGCTGCTATTTTACTTCATCAAGGCACAGTTCCCGCCACACTTCCTCTAGATGCAGTTAATGATAACGAGCTAGAGACCACACAACCCGCAGCGACAGCCTTTGACTTACTTACTGATTCCGAAACAACGGTAGAAAATCCTCAAGAACTTACTCTCTCTTCGACTCAAGAATCTCAAAAGAAATCTGTTCATCTAGCTTCTGAATCTGATTCAGCTTTAGTTGTCAAAGAGCAAGATACAACAGTTCGCGTTTCGATTGATATCCTCGAACACCTTAACGATTTATTCGGAGAATTCACAATTGAGCGCAACGGCATTAACTTGTATTTGGAGCGCTTGAGAAACTTAGTTAAAATTTTAGATGGTCGAGTTCGAACGCTGAAAAACCTAGATACACGCTTATTTGCAGCGTATGAAAGGAATAACTATTCGCCTAGAGACACTGCTGATACATTTAATAACTACGCGCTAGAACGCGAAAATAATTTTACTCATAGTTCTAACGAAAATTCTAACCTCCGAACTTTAATCGACGAGGTTATGGAAAACGTTTTTCGGATTCAAGAGGTCGCAGACGATATTAGCCTGAGTATCGAAGACACGACACAAACTGTTGGCGAACTCAATCGCACAGCCAAACAAATGCAAACAAGTTTAACGCAAGTGCGAATGCGTCCTTTATCTGACTTATTAAATCGATTTCCTAGATTTTTGCGCGAGCTTTCCCTACAGTACAACAAAAAAGTTGAATTAAAAATCCACGGCGGCGAAACTTTAATCGAACGTAATATTTTAGAAGCCTTAAACGATCCTTTAATGCATTTATTACACAATGCGTTCGATCATGGAATTGAAGACCTGCAAACGAGGCGATCGCGCGGCAAACCAGAACAAGCCACTATTGAAATTAAAGCCACTACGCGTGGCAATCAAACGATTATTAGCGTGAGCGATGATGGTAGAGGAATTGACTTAAACGCCATACGCGTTAAAGCGCAACAGTTAGGTTTAGACGCGAAGGCGCTGACAACAGCTAGCGAACAAGAACTTTTAACACTGATTTTTGAACCAGGTTTTAGCACTGCACGTCAAGTGACGAACTTGTCTGGTAGGGGAGTTGGGCTGGATGTCGTCCGCACAAACTTAAGCAAAATTCGCGGAAATATTAAAGTTGATACGCAGCTTGGTGTAGGCACAACTTTTCATCTTAATGTACCGATAACACTCTCAATTGCCAAAGTTGTTCTTGTTGAAAGTAATGGGATGCTTTTAGCATTTCCCACTGATGTCATCGAAGGAATGCTCATACTTAATTCTGAACGCGTTACCACAATTGCTGGTAATGAAATGTTGTGTTGGGAAAACAACACAATGCCTTTAATTCGCTTGGGACAATGGCTTGTATTTCGTGGGTTAACGCACCAAAAATCTCCTGCAGTCACTGTACCAAATATGAGCGTTCCCACAGTATTAAAAATTATTCAAGGTCATGAATTAGTTGCTGTGCAAGTAGATCGTTGCTGGGGCGAACAGGAAGTCGCGATTCGCCAAGTTGAGGGCACGATCGCTATGCCTCCTGGATTTTCTAGCTGTACAATTTTAGGTGATGGTCGCGTTGTCCCCTTGGTTAATCCTTCAGCTTTACTGCATTGGATTTCGACTTGTCAAAAATCAGCTAAACTAGAACAACCCGAAACGCTAACCACTGCCCAAATTCAAAGTCATAAAGATACAATTCTAGTCGTTGACGACTCGATCAATGTGCGTCGCTTCTTAACTTTATCTTTAGAAAAAGCTGGCTACCGCGTTGAAGAAGCGCTCGACGGGCAAGATGCGCTAGAAAAACTTGTTAGTGGCTTGCAGGTAAAGGCTGTGATTTCTGATGTTGATATGCCTCGCCTTGATGGTTACAGCCTACTTGCCCAAGTAAAATCGATGACTAATCTCCAGCAAATACCTTTTGTGATGTTAACTTCGCGGCAAGGACAAAGAGAGCGTCAACTAGCGCTCAATTTAGGAGCAGCAGCTTATTTTTCTAAACCTTTTAACGAGCAAGAATTGCTTCAAAGTTTACAGTTGGTTTTAAATTAA
- the thiC gene encoding phosphomethylpyrimidine synthase, which produces MRTEWIAKRRGQANVTQMHYARQGIITEEMHYVAQRENLPASLIKEEVARGRMIIPANINHTNLEPMCIGIASKCKVNANIGASPNSSNLEEEVAKLNLAVKYGADTVMDLSTGGGNLDEIRSAIIQASPVPIGTVPVYQALESVHGAIEKLTPDDFLHVIEKHAQQGVDYQTIHAGILIEHLPLVRDRITGIVSRGGGILARWMLYHHKQNPLYTHFSDIIEIFKKYDVSFSLGDSLRPGCTHDASDAAQLAELKTLGQLTRKAWEHDVQVMVEGPGHVPMDQIEFNVKKQMEECSEAPFYVLGPLVTDIAPGYDHITSAIGAAMAGWYGTAMLCYVTPKEHLGLPNAEDVRNGLIAYKIAAHAADIARHRPGARDRDDELSRARYNFDWNRQFELALDPERAREYHDETLPADIYKTAEFCSMCGPKFCPMQTKVDAEALTELEKFLAKETVNQG; this is translated from the coding sequence ATGCGTACAGAATGGATCGCAAAGCGTCGCGGGCAAGCAAACGTGACACAAATGCACTATGCTCGCCAGGGTATCATTACTGAAGAAATGCACTATGTTGCCCAACGAGAAAATCTTCCCGCATCGCTGATCAAAGAAGAAGTTGCGCGGGGACGCATGATTATCCCTGCCAATATTAACCACACCAACTTAGAGCCAATGTGCATCGGCATTGCCTCGAAGTGCAAAGTAAATGCAAATATTGGTGCGAGTCCCAACTCTTCTAACCTTGAAGAAGAAGTTGCCAAACTCAATCTCGCAGTTAAATACGGTGCTGATACTGTGATGGACTTATCTACAGGTGGGGGAAACTTAGATGAAATTCGTAGCGCCATTATCCAAGCTTCACCTGTACCAATTGGAACAGTCCCCGTCTACCAAGCCCTCGAATCGGTTCATGGCGCAATCGAGAAACTGACTCCTGATGATTTTTTACACGTGATTGAAAAACACGCGCAGCAAGGAGTAGACTACCAAACAATTCACGCCGGAATTTTAATTGAACATTTACCGTTGGTACGCGATCGCATTACCGGAATTGTCTCGCGCGGCGGTGGCATTCTGGCGCGGTGGATGCTTTATCACCACAAGCAAAACCCGTTGTATACGCACTTTAGCGACATTATTGAAATCTTCAAAAAATACGACGTTTCCTTTAGCTTGGGTGATTCGTTACGTCCTGGGTGTACGCACGATGCTTCTGACGCAGCGCAACTTGCCGAACTCAAAACCTTAGGACAACTGACGCGTAAAGCATGGGAACATGACGTGCAAGTGATGGTTGAAGGTCCTGGTCACGTACCAATGGATCAAATCGAGTTTAACGTCAAAAAGCAAATGGAAGAGTGTTCTGAAGCACCCTTCTACGTTTTAGGACCATTAGTAACCGATATTGCGCCTGGTTACGACCATATCACCTCAGCGATCGGCGCAGCCATGGCAGGATGGTACGGCACCGCAATGTTGTGCTATGTCACGCCCAAAGAGCATCTTGGATTACCAAATGCTGAAGACGTGCGAAATGGGTTAATTGCCTACAAAATTGCCGCTCATGCTGCCGATATCGCCCGTCACCGCCCTGGTGCAAGAGATCGCGACGACGAACTATCGCGCGCGCGTTACAACTTTGATTGGAACCGTCAGTTTGAGTTAGCGCTCGATCCAGAACGCGCTAGGGAATACCACGACGAAACTTTACCCGCAGATATTTACAAAACTGCCGAATTCTGCTCGATGTGTGGTCCTAAGTTCTGCCCAATGCAAACTAAAGTTGATGCTGAGGCGTTGACTGAATTAGAAAAGTTCTTGGCGAAAGAAACTGTCAATCAAGGCTAA